A single genomic interval of Pochonia chlamydosporia 170 chromosome 7, whole genome shotgun sequence harbors:
- a CDS encoding ATP-dependent RNA helicase (similar to Verticillium alfalfae VaMs.102 XP_003001561.1): MSDRQGGHRQSHGRGRGQGGGRGRGRGRGRGQHRGGKQVFERSSAQRHHDTPTDTPSPMDVDETPPPTFDSKPPLTEAVPLDTPRFADLDAQHLHPSLTQAITEDLKFDHMMPVQAATLWELLPPNRHDCLVQARTGTGKTVAFLLPALQNMITKKQPGTSTISLLVISPTRELALQIAQEATSLLQRLPKYRVCTAIGGTNKDREEKQILNKCDVLIATPGRLIDHMSNEDVLWAFRQLDTLVLDEADRLLDMGFMPALREIVSKLPDKQEVNRQGMLFSATIAAHVNKVAGLVLSPGYKFISTIPEGEANTHERVPQVLIKVPTFSSVAAGMVGAIREEARKHENFKAIVFAPTAAQAGFYGHVLSMIPGLPPVSTLHSRMTQNKRTKITNDYRDASTAILAATDVIARGMDFPGVTTVFQIGIPSEKQSYIHRLGRTARANAEGRGIFLICEAESFFPQWTLKQITFIPHEADISAADEVEHILETIDEEEKGQIYKAWLGYYNNHMKGLRWDKTELVRQANIFARDGLGTPETPAIQKSTVGKMGLRGTKGLNVVPDKPRGRAARGGR; this comes from the coding sequence ATGAGCGACAGACAGGGCGGACATCGCCAGAGccatggccgtggccgtggccagGGTGGTGGGCGTGgtcgaggacgaggacgtgGACGTGGACAGCATCGCGGTGGCAAGCAAGTTTTCGAAAGAAGCTCGGCGCAGAGGCATCATGACACTCCTACTGATACCCCTTCACcgatggatgtggatgagaCGCCTCCGCCGACATTTGACTCAAAACCGCCTCTGACCGAAGCTGTACCTCTCGACACTCCGCGATTTGCTGATCTTGATGCGCAGCACCTTCATCCCTCACTCACCCAAGCCATCACGGAAGATCTCAAATTCGACCACATGATGCCAGTTCAGGCCGCAACTCTATGGGAACTCTTACCCCCTAACCGTCACGACTGTCTTGTCCAAGCCAGGACCGGCACAGGCAAAACTGTTGCTTTCTTACTGCCCGCCCTTCAGAACATGATCACCAAAAAGCAACCCGGAACCTCAACCATCTCCCTCCTGGTTATTTCACCAACCCGTGAGCTGGCATTACAGATTGCACAGGAAGCCACATCTCTACTGCAGAGGCTACCAAAGTATCGCGTGTGTACCGCCATCGGCGGCACCAACAAGGACcgagaagaaaagcaaattCTTAACAAGTGCGATGTTCTCATTGCCACGCCGGGACGACTCATCGATCACATGTCCAATGAAGATGTCCTCTGGGCTTTCAGACAATTAGACACGCTTGTACTAGATGAAGCTGATAGGCTGTTGGACATGGGTTTTATGCCCGCATTGCGAGAAATTGTCAGCAAATTACCCGACAAGCAGGAGGTCAACCGACAAGGCATGCTATTCTCAGCTACTATTGCCGCCCACGTCAACAAAGtagctggtctggtcctctCGCCAGGATACAAATTCATCTCTACAATCCCAGAAGGCGAAGCAAACACGCACGAACGCGTGCCTCAAGTTCTCATCAAGGTGCCCACCTTCTCATCCGTCGCCGCAGGCATGGTCGGCGCCATAAGAGAAGAGGCCCGTAAACACGAAAACTTCAAGGCCATTGTCTTTGCCCCCACCGCTGCTCAGGCCGGATTCTACGGACATGTCCTTTCTATGATCCCTGGACTACCACCCGTGTCTACGCTTCACAGCCGAATGACGCAGAATAAACGAACCAAGATCACGAATGATTACCGTGACGCGTCTACAGCTATCTTGGCAGCTACTGATGTCATCGCAAGAGGCATGGACTTTCCCGGTGTGACAACAGTCTTCCAAATTGGTATTCCGTCAGAAAAGCAAAGCTACATCCACCGCCTGGGCCGTACGGCGCGCGCCAACGCCGAAGGACGCGGTATTTTCCTCATTTGCGAGGCTGAATCCTTCTTCCCGCAGTGGACTCTGAAGCAAATCACCTTTATTCCCCATGAGGCGGATATATCGGCGGCCGACGAGGTTGAGCACATTCTAGAGAcaattgacgaggaggaaaagGGACAGATTTACAAGGCGTGGTTGGGCTACTACAACAATCATATGAAGGGGCTGCGGTGGGATAAGACGGAGCTTGTGCGACAGGCTAATATATTTGCGCGTGATGGGCTTGGGACGCCAGAGACGCCTGCTATCCAGAAAAGTACGGTTGGTAAGATGGGGTTGAGGGGGACCAAGGGGCTGAATGTTGTGCCTGACAAGCCTAGAGGGAGAGCAGCCAGGGGCGGGCGATAG